One genomic region from Quercus robur chromosome 4, dhQueRobu3.1, whole genome shotgun sequence encodes:
- the LOC126722244 gene encoding uncharacterized protein LOC126722244, translating to MEQEVLDNFQKLQLTKEEADDIVITNVARAELLEECSLSLFGRLLTDSQQNQRAFKNTLKAAWKMGSDLRIVEVGNNVLQFKFGSLCKLEWVERSGLWNFDNNLLLLCRWRKGLTTSNISFTHALLWIQVWGLPFEYMSEDAGKDIRSRLGKVLEVDKRSLQAEQASL from the coding sequence ATGGAGCAAGAGGTTTTGGATAATTTCCAAAAGCTACAGCTAACAAAAGAGGAGGCAGATGATATAGTCATAACAAATGTTGCTAGAGCAGAGCTTCTTGAAGAATGTTCCTTAAGTCTCTTTGGGCGCCTCCTTACAGAcagtcaacaaaatcaaagagcTTTCAAGAATACTCTGAAGGCAGCATGGAAGATGGGATCGGACTTGAGGATTGTGGAGGTGGGGAATAATGTATTGCAATTTAAGTTTGGTTCATTGTGTAAGTTGGAGTGGGTTGAAAGAAGTGGTCTGTGGAATTTTGATAATAACCTTCTTCTTTTATGTCGATGGAGGAAGGGGTTAACAACATCAAATATTTCTTTTACCCATGCTCTTCTTTGGATTCAAGTCTGGGGTTTACCATTTGAGTATATGTCTGAAGATGCTGGGAAAGATATAAGAAGCAGACTTGGCAAAGTTCTTGAAGTGGATAAAAGGTCATTACAGGCGGAGCAAGCAAGTTTATGA
- the LOC126723110 gene encoding dnaJ protein homolog, whose amino-acid sequence MFGRGPKKGDSTKYYEILGVSKSASQDELKKAYKKAAIKNHPDKGGDPEKFKELAHAYDVLCDPEKREIYDQYGEDALKEGMGGGGPAHNPFDIFESFFGGGAFGGGSSSRGRRQKHGEDVVHTLKVSLEDLYNGTSKKLSLSRNALCQKCKGKGSKSGVSGRCYGCQGTGMKITTRQIGLGMIQQMQHVCPECRGTGEVISDRDKCPQCKGNKVTQEKKVLEVHVEKGMQHGQKITFEGQADEAPDTITGDIVFVLQLKEHPKFKRKFDDLYVEHTLNLTEALCGFQFALTHLDGRQLLIKSNPGEVIKPGQSKAINDEGMPHHQRPFMRGRLYIHFNVEFPDSGIISPEQCQTLETLLPPRASKHLTDMELDDCEETTLHDVNIEDEMRRKKQQQQFQEAYDDEDDEPSMPRVQCAQQ is encoded by the exons ATGTTTGGACGTGGTCCGAAGAAAGGTGACAGCACTAAGTACTATGAGATTCTTGGTGTTTCAAAAAGTGCGAGTCAAGATGAACTGAAGAAGGCATATAAAAAAGCTGCAATCAAGAATCATCCCGACAAAGGTGGAGATCCTGAGAAG TTCAAGGAACTAGCCCATGCCTATGACGTTCTCTGCGATCCAGAGAAGAGAGAAATTTATGACCAATATGGTGAAGATGCTCTCAAGGAGGGAATGGGAGGAGGTGGCCCAGCCCATAATCCATTTGATATATTTGAGTCATTTTTCGGTGGAGGAGCCTTTGGTG GAGGCAGCAGCTCACGAGGAAGAAGGCAGAAACATGGTGAGGATGTGGTGCATACTCTGAAGGTTTCTTTGGAGGACCTATACAATGGCACAAGCAAGAAACTCTCCCTTTCAAGGAATGCTCTGTGCCAAAAATGTAAAGG GAAAGGTTCAAAGAGTGGAGTATCTGGGAGATGTTATGGTTGCCAAGGTACAGGAATGAAAATCACAACCCGACAGATTGGATTGGGGATGATTCAACAGATGCAACATGTCTGTCCTGAATGCAGAGGCACAG GTGAGGTTATCAGTGATAGAGATAAATGCCCACAATGCAAAGGAAATAAGGTTACTCAGGAAAAGAAGGTGCTGGAGGTGCATGTTGAGAAAGGGATGCAACATGGCCAGAAGATTACATTTGAGGGACAAGCTGATGAAGCT CCTGATACTATCACGGGagacattgtttttgtattgcAACTGAAGGAGCACCCCAAGTTCAAGCGGAAGTTTGATGATCTTTATGTAGAGCACACCCTCAATTTAACAGAGGCTCTTTGTGGATTTCAATTTGCCCTTACCCATCTTGATGGCAGACAGCTTCTGATCAAATCAAATCCCGGGGAGGTCATTAAGCCTG GTCAATCCAAAGCAATCAACGATGAGGGAATGCCACATCACCAGAGGCCCTTTATGAGGGGCCGGCTTTACATTCACTTTAATGTGGAATTCCCGGACTCTGGAATTATTTCCCCGGAACAATGCCAGACTTTAGAAACATTACTACCCCCAAGGGCAAGCAAGCACTTGACAGACATGGAGCTGGACGATTGTGAGGAGACAACTTTGCATGACGTTAACATCGAGGATGAGATGAGACGTAAGAAGCAGCAACAGCAATTCCAAGAGGCATATGATGATGAAGACGATGAGCCGTCAATGCCGAGAGTGCAGTGTGCACAGCAGTAA
- the LOC126722246 gene encoding ubiquitin C-terminal hydrolase 13-like, with the protein MNGIGHISVYLAIVDTAKYTPGWEVNMLMGQLEDSMIEDLMISKMNGAFTNFYPLNISKIVLKDTLSMIIAYLNPCRTLLVYPKGIYNGEIKAISLFLFSCDCVLPEHNFFAEFKIRIKDQVNNAHVEKTDKHWFTTSSTEWRFPHFMPLKDLQDASKGLLMNDALIIEGEIIVMSNVK; encoded by the exons ATGAATGGAATTGGTCACATCTCAGTTTACTTGGCAATTGTTGATACTGCAAAGTATACTCCTGGCTGGGAAGTTAAT ATGCTGATGGGGCAATTAGAAGATTCCATGATAGAAGATTTGATGATATCAAAAATGAATGGGGCTTTCACAAATTTCTATCCCTTGAATATTTCAAAGATCGTTCTCAAGGATACCTTATCAATGATTATTGCGTATTTG AATCCTTGTAGGACGTTATTGGTTTATCCCAAAGGAATTTATAATGGAGAAATCAAAGCGATATCGCTCTTCCTCTTTTCTTGTGATTGTGTTTTACCTGAGCACaatttttttgcagaattcaAGATACGTATAAAGGACCAAGTTAACAATGCTCACGTAGAAAAAACAG ATAAACATTGGTTCACTACCTCTTCGACTGAATGGCGTTTCCCACACTTTATGCCTCTTAAGGATCTCCAAGATGCATCCAAGGGACTTCTTATGAATGATGCTTTAATTATAGAAGGAGAAATAATAGTTATGTCTAATGTTAAGTGA